The Fictibacillus phosphorivorans genomic sequence AAATTCTGGGACTGAGTATGGAAAATCTATCGAGATCGGAAATAACGTATGGCTGGGTGGAGGATCTATTATTAATCCAGGTGTTAGAATTGGAGATAATGTGGTAGTTGCTTCTGGAGCGGTAGTGACGAAAGACGTTCCGGCAAATGTAGTAGTTGGAGGGAATCCAGCAAGAGTAATAAAAACGATTGAAATGAAATAATATATGTAAAGCTTTAAAAATTCAGAAATATACACACTATCCACATGGTTTTCCACAGAAAATGTGCATAACCACTACTTTTTGCACAAAGTTGCACATAATAACATCCGTTACAGATTTAATTATCCACATTACTAACAGACTTGTGTATAACTTTATCCACAAGGTAAGTGTCGCATTATATTTCTATATTAAAAAAAGACCTGCTATCCCAGCAGGTCTTTTTGCACTTAGCGACGACCTTTTTTCTGGCGTCGGTCAGCGGCTTGTGCACGTGCTTGTGCTTCAAGATCGTTTTGATCTGCCAATTCACTTGAGTACTCGACATCAAGTCCTTTGGCTTGAGAAGCTTTAGCATTGTTGTGCAATGAGGACTTTCGGTTACGTTTTTCCACACAAATACCTCCTTAAAGATATCACGATGTTTTGAAACGTAAATCAAAAGCGATTGAGGAACTTGTCCTCAACTATAGAATGTGCATTTTTCAGCTAAATATTATAGGAAGAATCATCCTTTTAGATTTCATTGGTGCTCTATGAAAGTAGTTGATTTCCGTTCCAGATGCTCGCTTTCCACGGGGCGTACGGTGAGCCTCCTGCCGCTTTGCGCCAATAGGAGTCTCCACCTGACCGCTCGTCCCGTAGGAGTCTCGCACTTCCACTTCAATCAACTTGCTCATGAAGGGAATAACAAAAAGTCAAAAAAGTATTTCTTTAGGAATTATCTTCGTTTGTCATCTCTTGTGTCTCTGCTGTTGATTCAGCAGACTTTAATTCCTCTTTATACAGAATTTCTTGTGTTTTAGTTAGATCATCATTTCTTTCTTTTGCTTGTTGCTTTTTACTTTCCATAACGTTACCTCCTTACAAAAAAATAAAAACATCACTCAAAATGGAGTGATGTTCTTTAGTATGCGCAGAGGAGCTCTTCAAGTTACCTGTATTAAGCTTCCTTTAGCTGTTCTTCCACAATTTCCAGTGGCTGTGTTTGTGTACGAAGCATGTGCATAAGATAGTTATCTTTCTCAATCTGATAAAGGTTATAGATATCTTGCCCTTGATTAAGCTGATCATAAACATCTTTTCTTGTTTCGTTAGCTAACGTCACATAAGGAATTTTTTCAGCAGCTTTTTGTGAACGAATATTTACTTTGCGAATACGCATAAAAATGGTGTGGATATCTTTCTCATAAAACAATTCAGAAAAGAAAGCTTCTTTTGCTAAAGAATTATATCCTTTTCCGAAGTAAGGCTGACCAATCCAGGTGCCAAGAAAGCCATAGCCGTCTTGGACATCGAATAAATTAATGGTGCCGATTGGATTATGCCACTCATCCAAGATCGTTCTGGAAATAATGTTTCCTTGGTCTTCTTCCTCGATCGTTTGCTTCGTTAGAAATAGAAATTCTTCAAATGAAGCCGCTTTTTGACGCACAAAAGGGAAGACGTCTGGGTGCACCATTAAATTGTAAAGAACATGACTGTCTGATAAATCACGCTTTTTCAACAATTTAATCCCTCCTAGAGGGCAGAAGTATCCCCCACCCTCGAATTAAGAATAAAAATTAATTCGGGGTGGGAATCGAACCCACTAGGACCAGTCATAGCTGGTGGCGCACCAATTGCCTTCCCTTGCTTCAATATTTAATTTATGAAAATAATGTTGTATTTGATTCTGGAGCGACTTTTAAAATGTTCCGGATTCGCATAATCCGCATGTTGCTCTATTTGTATAATAAGACATTTTTTTAAAAAAGAAAATAGTTATTTTGTAGATTTTTTGTAAATTATTTCTCCGTCGATCATGGTCATGACAGGGGTAGCAGAAAAGTGGAACGGATGCTCAGTCCAGAGGGATAAATCAGCATCTTTTCCGATCTCAATACTGCCTACTCGATCATCGATTCCAAGGTTCTTGGCTGGAGCGAT encodes the following:
- a CDS encoding YfhD family protein, whose amino-acid sequence is MEKRNRKSSLHNNAKASQAKGLDVEYSSELADQNDLEAQARAQAADRRQKKGRR
- a CDS encoding GNAT family N-acetyltransferase; amino-acid sequence: MLKKRDLSDSHVLYNLMVHPDVFPFVRQKAASFEEFLFLTKQTIEEEDQGNIISRTILDEWHNPIGTINLFDVQDGYGFLGTWIGQPYFGKGYNSLAKEAFFSELFYEKDIHTIFMRIRKVNIRSQKAAEKIPYVTLANETRKDVYDQLNQGQDIYNLYQIEKDNYLMHMLRTQTQPLEIVEEQLKEA